The Nitrospirae bacterium CG2_30_53_67 region CTCCGGCGTCACATGGGCCCGTGATGCAAGGAAAAAGACCACGGGAATTTCTTCATAAGGGATTCCCCTTTGCCGGATGACGATGACTTCCGGTTCCGGCACGTGGTAATAATCTCCAACCGAAACATAGAAACGGCGGATCCCCTCTTCTCCGATGGATACCCCGACATCCACCTGGTCTGCATACACGGGAATGACCGGGATGACGGGCAGAAGCCAAATCAGCATGAAAAAAACAAGTGATCCTTTCATCGTCTTCCTCCTTATGTAGTGACCGGATGCAGACATTTTCCGGACATCGTGACGAGTGATGAGATATTAAACCATGTTTTAGAAGATCGTCAACAAGAATTTTGTCTATCCCGAATCACCTTGGAGGAGGTCTTTTATTAATAGTCTCGAAATAGAGAGGGGAGGGATTTTCGATATGATGTCGTTTATATTATGAGAACCTTAATTAAAGGGCGTCTTTGAAGGATAACCCCTTGAGTTCAGAAAGAAATTGCATTGACATAGGCAAACAGGTATTATAAGATTTAAAATCTAATATTTAGCCGAAAAATGCTTTTGGGAAGTGTGGATGCAACCTGAAAAATATATGGCTATGCCCAGGAAAAGGCTTCCGGAGTGGGTGAGGAAGCGGAGGGGGGATCCGGATTCGATCCGCAGGATCAAGCGGATGCTTCGTGGGATGAATCTGCATACGGTTTGTGAATCGGCCCTATGTCCGAATCTGGGGGAGTGTTTCTCCAGGAATACGGCCACCTTTATGATTCTCGGAAACCGCTGCACGAGGAGATGCGCCTTCTGCGCCGTGGAACATGAACAGCCCTTGCCTTTGGATCACGGGGAGCCGGAGAGGGTTGCGGCGGCGGCAAAGGAGATGGGACTCAAGCATGTCGTGGTTACCTCGGTGACGCGGGATGATCTTCCCGACGGCGGAAGCGCTCAGTTTGCAGAGACCATCCGTTGTTTGCGTGCCGGAATCCCTGATGCGACCATTGAAGCGCTGACACCGGATTTTCAGGGGAATCAGGAAGCGATCCGCTGCGCGGCCGAGGCCGGGCCGGACATCTACAACCACAACATCGAGACGGCGCCGAGGCTCTATCCTACGGTCAGAAGCTCGGCCGATTACCGGCGCTCCCTGGATCTCATACGCCGGGTCAAGTTGTACAGGCAGGATCTCTCGACCAAGTCAGGGATCATGGTCGGACTGGGTGAGACCGGAGACGAGGTGGTTGCCGTCATGCGGGATTTAAGGGACATGGAATGTGATCTGCTGACCGTGGGCCAGTACCTCCAACCCGGGAAGGCAAACCTTCCGGTGGCGGAATATATTCCTGAAGAACGGTTTGCCGAATATGAACGGATCGGTTATGAGCTTGGTTTCCGTCAGGTGATGTCCGGCCCGTTGGTTAGAAGTTCCTATCATGCAGATGCTGCAATAGGTTTGATATCATAAAGGACGGATCATGGATTTTGTTTTTCGCAGAATTGAACGGATGCCTCCCTATGTCTTCGCCATCGTGAATGATCTGAAGATGAAGGCACGGCGCCGAGGGGAAGACATCATTGATCTCGGGATGGGGAACCCGGACCAGGGGACGCCGAAACATATCGTGGACAAGCTGATCGAAGCGGCCCGGAACCCCAAGAACCACCGATATTCCGCTTCCAAAGGGATCCCTAAGCTCCGGTCGGCCATTACCGACTGGTATCAGGAGAAGTATAACGTAGAACCGGATCCGGAAAGCGAGGCCATCGCCACCATCGGCTCCAAGGAAGGGATGTCGCACCTTGCCCTGGCCCTGTTCGGTCCCGGGGATACGGTCCTGGTCCCCAACCCGACCTATCCGATCCATGCATACAGCGTGATCATCGCCAACGGGGATGTGCGCCATGTGCCCCTGATGCCGGATACGGATTTTTTCGAAGAGCTGCGCAAGGCCTACGTGCAGGCCTGGCCGAGGCCCAAGGCCATGATCATCAGTTTTCCGCACAACCCGACCACGCAGGTGGTGGATCTCGGCTTCTTCGAAAAGATCGTCGCCTTTGCCAAGGAAAACAGCGTGATCGTGATTCATGATCTGGCCTATGCCGAGCTCGTCTTCGACGGTTATACCGCGCCGAGCTTTCTGCAGGTCCCCGGGGCCATGGATGTGGGCGTTGAGTTTGTCAGCCTTTCGAAGAGCTATAATATGCCGGGCTGGCGCGTGGGATTTGCCGTAGGGAACAGCAGGATCATCGGCGCCCTGACCCGGATGAAGAGTTACCTGGATTACGGGATGTTCCAGCCGATCCAGATCGCAGCCATCATCGCGCTCAAGGGCCCGCAGGATTGTGTGCAGGAGATCGTGGAGCTCTACCGGTCGAGAAGAGACACCCTCTGTGACGGTTTGAACCGGATCGGCTGGGAGATGGAAAAACCCAAGGCGACCATGTTTGTCTGGGCCCGCATTCCCGAAAAATACAGGGCCATGGGGTCGCTCGAGTTTTCCAAGCTCCTTCTGGAAAAGGCCAAGGTCGCGGTCTCGCCGGGCGTTGGGTTCGGTGAGTATGGAGATGAGTATGTCCGGTTCGCTCTGGTGGAAAACGAACACCGGACAAGGCAGGCGGTCAAGGGGATACGGACATTGTTTTGAGAAATTGTTTAGGGTCAGGGTCCAAGGGGTCAAGGGTTCCATGGTTACGCTTCGCGTGCCCCGCTTTTCTCTATCTTTGCCGTCTGCGACGGCTACTACACTGAGGTATCTTGGGGTCAAGTGAAATGCTCAATGATCAAGTCGTTAGAACACAGACACTCGGACCCTTGAATCCTGGAACCCTCGAACCCTTTGTGCCGTAGTAAGCGGGAGAGCAGTCTTTTTTGACTGATTTTTCAATGCCGCAGAGGATGAAGTGATGAAAAAGATTTACGTGGGACTTTTCGGTCTCGGAACCATCGGGACCGGCCTGGTCAGGGTGCTTGAACAGAACCGGGATGTGATCCGCCGGAGACTGGGCGCGAAGATCGAGATCAAGAAGATCGTGGATCTCGACATCACGTCGGACCGAGGCGTCAAGATCGAACCGCATATCCTTTCCACCAGGGCCGAGGATATCCTGAATGATCCTGAGATCCGGATCGTGGTCGAGTTGATCGGCGGGACCGATGCGGCGCTCAGAATCGTGAGGCAGGCCCTTTCCGCGGGCAAGCACGTGGTCACGGCCAACAAGGCCCTCCTCGCGGTCCATGGCGAGGAACTTTTTACCCTTGCTTCTGAAAAGGGGGTCAAGATCGGTTTTGAGGCCAGCGTGGGGGGCGGGATCCCGATCATCCGAATTCTCAAGGAAGGACTCGCGGCCAACCGGATCGAGTCCATCTACGGCATTGTGAACGGCACGGCCAATTACATCCTGACCGAGATGACCGACAAGGGGTCCGAGTTCGGGGCCGTGCTCAAGGAGGCGATGAGCCAGGGATATGCCGAAGCGGATCCCACCTATGATATTAAAGGAACCGATTCTGCGCATAAACTGGCCATCCTGGCTTCGCTTGCCTTCGGGTCGCCCATCCCCCTCGACCGGGTCTATACCGAAGGGATATCCAAGATCACGCCTGTGGACATCGAGTATGCCCGAGGGTTCGGGTACAAGATCAAACTCCTCGGGATCACCAAGATCTCCGGCGGGGAGGTGGAGGCCCGCGTGCACCCGACTATGATTCCTGAGGATACCCTCCTGGCGCAGGTGGACGGCGTGTTGAATGCGATCTATGTGAACGGGGACGCGGTCGGGCCTACGCTTTATTACGGGAGAGGCGCAGGCTCGCTCCCTACGGCCAGTTCGGTGCTGGGGGACGTGATCGAGATCAGCCGTGATATCATCCACGGAGGGACGGCACGCGTCCCTTTATGCGCCTTTCTCAATCAAGAACGCCGTCCCCTCCCGATCCGGAACATGGATGACGTCATGTCCAGATATTTCCTCCGGTTCACCACAGCGGACCAGCCAGGGGTATTATCGAAGATTTCAGGCATCCTGGCCTCGCACGGGATCAGCATTGCCTCGGTGATTCAGAAGGGAAGAAAGTCGGACCGCCCGGTCCCCATCGTCATGGTGACCCACAAAGCCAGGGAGAAAGACGTCTTTGATGCGCTTTCCGAGACCGACGTGCTGAATATTGTTTCGGCGAAGACGGTACTGATTCGGATTGAAGACGGGGAAGAGACAGTAGACCCCGTCGGAGGATAAAAAATTGAGATTTGAGATTTGAAATTTAAAACGAACTGAGGAGCAAAAAGTTGTGACGACGTGGCGAGGAATCATTGAGGAGTATCGAGAGTTTCTTCCAGTAACGGACAAGACGCCGGTCGTGACCCTTCTCGAAGGGAACACCCCTTTGGTTCGGACGAAACGTCTGGCGGAGGCGATTCATCCGGACCTCGCGATCTATTTGAAGTTTGAGGGGGCCAATCCTACGGGCTCCTTCAAGGACCGGGGCATGGCCATGGCGATTTCCAAGGCCGTGGAGCAGGGATCCAAAGCCGTGATCTGCGCCTCCACAGGCAACACCTCGGCCTCGGCGGCGGCCTATGCCGCGCGGGTCGGGATCCGGGCCTTTGTCCTGATCCCGGAGGGGAAGATCGCCTTAGGTAAACTCGCCCAGGCCATGATGCACGGGGCCAGGGTGCTTCAGGTCAAAGGGAATTTTGATCAGGCCTTGAAGATCGTCCGGGAGGTTTCGGATAGGTATCCGGTCACGCTGGTCAACTCCATCAATCCGTACCGGATCGAGGGACAGACCACGGCCGCATACGAGGTCTGCGACCGGCTGGAACGCGCGCCGGATTTCCATGCCCTCCCTGTGGGGAACGCGGGAAACATCACGGCCTACTGGAAAGGATACAGGCGTTACAAGGACGCGGGGAAGATTGACCGCCTGCCGAGGATGATCGGATTCCAGGCCGCAGGGGCCGCGCCCATCGTCCTCGGACATCCGGTTGAAAAACCTGAGACCGTGGCCACGGCCATTCGGATCGGGAACCCTGCATCCTGGAAATATGCGGAAGAGGCGGCCAGGGATTCCGGGGGGAAGATTGATATGGTGACCGATGAAGAGATCCTGGGGGCGTACCGGATGATCGCCTCGCTTGAGGGGGTCTTCTGTGAGCCGGCCTCAGCCGCCTCGGTGGCCGGTGTGATCAAGCGGAGCGAAGCCGGCGGATTTCAGGAGGGGGACACCATCGTCTGCACCCTGACCGGGCACGGCCTCAAGGACCCGGATACGGCGATCTCGGTTTCGGAAAAACCGGTCACGGTCCACGCGGACCTGGATGAGGTGATACGAGCCCTCGGATATAAATAAGGGTTCAAGGATTCGAGGGGCCAAGGGGTCGAGGGTTTAAAGGTTCAAGAGTTTAAAGGTTTAAGGGTTTAAGGGTTTAAAGGTTTAAGGGTTGATGTTTTCACTTGACCCCTTGACCCCTTGAACCCTTGACCCCTTGAACCCTTGACCCCTTGACCCCTTGACCCCTTGAACCCTTCTGTCCCACTACATGTGGGTTAAAACGGAATTTCTAATATGGCGGCAAATAAACCGAATCATATGAGGTATATTGTTCTGTTGGGCGATGGGATGGCGGATCTCCCGATTCCTGAATTGGGAGGGAAGACCCCCTTGCAGGCGGCGAACACCTCGAATATGGACCGGCTCGCCCGAGGGGGCGAGATCGGCCTGGTCAAGACGATTCCGGATGGTTTTCTCCCGGGGAGCGACGTGGCGAACTTAGCGGTTTTCGGCTATGACCCTGCAAAATATTTTACCGGCCGGGCGCCCCTGGAGGCTGCAAGCATGGGGGTGGATCTCGGTCCGGACGATGTGGCCTTCCGGTGCAATCTGGTGACCATCGAGGATGCGGTCATGGTTGATTTCAGCGCGGGGCACATCAGCAGTGAGGAGGCCGCTGTTCTGATCCGGGATATCAACCAGGCCCTGTCGGATGACCGGGTCTCGTTCCATCCGGGTGTGAGTTACCGCCATCTCATGGTCTGGAGGAAGGGGAAGTCCGCCACCCTCTGCACGCCTCCGCATGACATCACCGGCAGGCCGATATCGGATTATCTTCCGTTCCAGGACGGATCTGAAATGCTCAAGGATCTCATGCTCCGTTCCCAGAACCTGTTAAAAGACCATCCGGTGAACCGCAAGCGGGGAGAAGCGGGGAAACGCCCCGCCAATTCCATCTGGCTATGGGGACAGGGGAGGCGGCCGAGCCTGCCCGCATTTAAGGAAAAGTACGGTCTCAGCGGTTCGGTGATCTCTGCCGTGGACCTGGTCAAGGGGATCGGGATCTATGCGGGACTGAAACCAATCCGGGTTCCAGGGGCCACCGGGTATCTGGATACCAATTACCGGGGCAAGGCTTTGGCGGCCGTTAAGGCCCTTGAGAACGGCTCGTTTGTCTATCTCCACGTGGAGGCGCCGGATGAAGCAGGCCACATGGGAAACATAGAGGAGAAGGTCAGGGCCATTGAAGCGTTCGATGAGCAGGTGGTCGGGACGGTGCTTTCGGGTTTGCAGAAGTTCGATTCATTCAGGGTCCTCCTGCTGCCGGATCATCCCACGCCGATCTCGATCCGGACGCACAGCAGAGAGATGTCTCCTTACGTGATCTATGACAGCCGGAAGGTCAAGGAGACCGGACAGGTCTACGATGAGATCTCTGCGAGGCAATCCGGCCGGGTGGTCAATCCCGGTTACCAGATCATGGACCGGCTGATCAGGGGAGATTAGATCATTATTTTTCGATCATCTCCAAAAGAGTGGGTGAAAACATCAGGGGTCAAGGGGTCAAGGATTCCAGGGGTCAAGTGAAGTGCTGAAAACATAAGGGGCCGAGGGGTAAAGGGGTCGAGTGAACTACTCAAACCCTTGAACCCTGGAACCCTTGAACCCACAAAATGGGAGAAGGATCAGAAACTATTATGTTGTCAAGAGTAACAACCTGTCCGCATAATG contains the following coding sequences:
- a CDS encoding threonine synthase, with product MTTWRGIIEEYREFLPVTDKTPVVTLLEGNTPLVRTKRLAEAIHPDLAIYLKFEGANPTGSFKDRGMAMAISKAVEQGSKAVICASTGNTSASAAAYAARVGIRAFVLIPEGKIALGKLAQAMMHGARVLQVKGNFDQALKIVREVSDRYPVTLVNSINPYRIEGQTTAAYEVCDRLERAPDFHALPVGNAGNITAYWKGYRRYKDAGKIDRLPRMIGFQAAGAAPIVLGHPVEKPETVATAIRIGNPASWKYAEEAARDSGGKIDMVTDEEILGAYRMIASLEGVFCEPASAASVAGVIKRSEAGGFQEGDTIVCTLTGHGLKDPDTAISVSEKPVTVHADLDEVIRALGYK
- a CDS encoding alanine transaminase, which codes for MDFVFRRIERMPPYVFAIVNDLKMKARRRGEDIIDLGMGNPDQGTPKHIVDKLIEAARNPKNHRYSASKGIPKLRSAITDWYQEKYNVEPDPESEAIATIGSKEGMSHLALALFGPGDTVLVPNPTYPIHAYSVIIANGDVRHVPLMPDTDFFEELRKAYVQAWPRPKAMIISFPHNPTTQVVDLGFFEKIVAFAKENSVIVIHDLAYAELVFDGYTAPSFLQVPGAMDVGVEFVSLSKSYNMPGWRVGFAVGNSRIIGALTRMKSYLDYGMFQPIQIAAIIALKGPQDCVQEIVELYRSRRDTLCDGLNRIGWEMEKPKATMFVWARIPEKYRAMGSLEFSKLLLEKAKVAVSPGVGFGEYGDEYVRFALVENEHRTRQAVKGIRTLF
- a CDS encoding lipoyl synthase; amino-acid sequence: MPRKRLPEWVRKRRGDPDSIRRIKRMLRGMNLHTVCESALCPNLGECFSRNTATFMILGNRCTRRCAFCAVEHEQPLPLDHGEPERVAAAAKEMGLKHVVVTSVTRDDLPDGGSAQFAETIRCLRAGIPDATIEALTPDFQGNQEAIRCAAEAGPDIYNHNIETAPRLYPTVRSSADYRRSLDLIRRVKLYRQDLSTKSGIMVGLGETGDEVVAVMRDLRDMECDLLTVGQYLQPGKANLPVAEYIPEERFAEYERIGYELGFRQVMSGPLVRSSYHADAAIGLIS
- a CDS encoding cofactor-independent phosphoglycerate mutase, giving the protein MRYIVLLGDGMADLPIPELGGKTPLQAANTSNMDRLARGGEIGLVKTIPDGFLPGSDVANLAVFGYDPAKYFTGRAPLEAASMGVDLGPDDVAFRCNLVTIEDAVMVDFSAGHISSEEAAVLIRDINQALSDDRVSFHPGVSYRHLMVWRKGKSATLCTPPHDITGRPISDYLPFQDGSEMLKDLMLRSQNLLKDHPVNRKRGEAGKRPANSIWLWGQGRRPSLPAFKEKYGLSGSVISAVDLVKGIGIYAGLKPIRVPGATGYLDTNYRGKALAAVKALENGSFVYLHVEAPDEAGHMGNIEEKVRAIEAFDEQVVGTVLSGLQKFDSFRVLLLPDHPTPISIRTHSREMSPYVIYDSRKVKETGQVYDEISARQSGRVVNPGYQIMDRLIRGD
- a CDS encoding homoserine dehydrogenase, producing MKKIYVGLFGLGTIGTGLVRVLEQNRDVIRRRLGAKIEIKKIVDLDITSDRGVKIEPHILSTRAEDILNDPEIRIVVELIGGTDAALRIVRQALSAGKHVVTANKALLAVHGEELFTLASEKGVKIGFEASVGGGIPIIRILKEGLAANRIESIYGIVNGTANYILTEMTDKGSEFGAVLKEAMSQGYAEADPTYDIKGTDSAHKLAILASLAFGSPIPLDRVYTEGISKITPVDIEYARGFGYKIKLLGITKISGGEVEARVHPTMIPEDTLLAQVDGVLNAIYVNGDAVGPTLYYGRGAGSLPTASSVLGDVIEISRDIIHGGTARVPLCAFLNQERRPLPIRNMDDVMSRYFLRFTTADQPGVLSKISGILASHGISIASVIQKGRKSDRPVPIVMVTHKAREKDVFDALSETDVLNIVSAKTVLIRIEDGEETVDPVGG